A stretch of Lathyrus oleraceus cultivar Zhongwan6 chromosome 6, CAAS_Psat_ZW6_1.0, whole genome shotgun sequence DNA encodes these proteins:
- the LOC127094304 gene encoding glutathione S-transferase T3-like: protein MDPNHFHHQQAFFNYMQNYQNPKPQNSQIPPVPTNPAIFLPSPNNPNMYPISQMNSNSMELSTQVPPFSTQVPPFFTHVGTEKEERVVVKKRSREQFTREDDILLIQSWLNISKDPIVGVDQKAESFWLRIAASYNQYRGQLREKLGGQLKCRWHRINGMDQKFVGCYKIALKGKKSGTSETDVMADAHAIFAQDQGTTFNLEYAWRLLKDEAKWRIVEESIGSSAKITKTYASGASSENPDTTSSYEFNSSSPMERPMGQKAAKRKGKASEIPNATQDAKNKRAITMDRLAQAKEDELELRVVQMMMKDTSTMNDSQRDIHEKYCNKMKKKYGM from the coding sequence ATGGATCCTAATCATTTTCATCATCAACAAGCTTTTTTCAATTACATGCAAAATTATCAAAATCCTAAACCTCAAAATTCTCAAATTCCACCGGTGCCAACAAACCCCGCCATATTTCTTCCGTCACCAAACAATCCAAATATGTATCCTATATCTCAAATGAATTCTAATAGTATGGAACTCTCTACTCAAGTTCCACCATTTTCTACTCAAGTCCCACCATTTTTTACTCATGTTGGTACTGAAAAAGAAGAAAGGGTTGTCGTTAAGAAAAGATCTCGAGAGCAATTTACAAGGGAAGATGATATACTACTTATCCAATCATGGCTCAATATTTCAAAGGATCCAATTGTGGGAGTTGATCAAAAGGCTGAGAGTTTTTGGTTAAGAATTGCTGCTAGTTATAACCAATATCGTGGGCAATTGCGGGAAAAGTTGGGGGGACAGTTAAAATGTCGATGGCATAGAATAAATGGCATGGATCAAAAATTTGTTGGGTGTTACAAAATTGCTCTTAAAGGAAAGAAAAGTGGGACATCCGAGACCGATGTCATGGCAGATGCACATGCTATTTTTGCTCAGGATCAAGGTACAACATTCAATCTTGAGTATGCATGGAGATTGTTAAAAGATGAAGCTAAATGGCGCATCGTCGAAGAATCGATTGGAAGTTCTGCAAAAATAACAAAGACTTATGCTAGTGGGGCATCATCGGAGAACCCAGATACAACTTCAAGTTATGAGTTTAACTCATCATCACCAATGGAGCGTCCAATGGGACAAAAAGCAGCAAAAAGGAAGGGTAAGGCATCAGAAATTCCAAATGCAACACAAGATGCAAAGAATAAAAGAGCAATAACAATGGACAGACTTGCGCAAGCTAAGGAGGACGAGCTAGAATTAAGGGTAGTGCAAATGATGATGAAAGACACTTCTACTATGAACGATAGTCAACGAGATATTCATGAAAAATATTGTAATAagatgaaaaaaaaatatggaatGTAG